The Synergistetes bacterium HGW-Synergistetes-1 genome has a window encoding:
- a CDS encoding ferrous iron transport protein A, with product MPLTFLPPGMEGCVKKITGKDSVRCLLESLGFVAGGKVRMISSSGDNVILGIRGSRIAISRRLADRIHI from the coding sequence ATGCCCCTAACTTTTTTGCCACCAGGAATGGAAGGATGCGTTAAGAAAATAACAGGGAAAGACAGCGTTCGCTGTTTACTTGAAAGCTTAGGATTCGTAGCTGGCGGAAAGGTTCGTATGATATCTTCTTCCGGAGACAATGTCATACTGGGCATTAGAGGCTCGCGAATCGCAATCAGCAGAAGACTGGCAGATCGAATACATATATAG
- a CDS encoding ferrous iron transport protein A, with protein MRTLKEVTCGETVSVAKINGTGALKRRIMDMGITKGTKLFVRKVAPLGDPVEIRVRGYELSLRKGDTESIEVE; from the coding sequence ATGAGGACGCTTAAAGAGGTTACCTGCGGAGAAACAGTTTCTGTAGCAAAAATCAACGGCACCGGGGCTTTGAAACGTAGAATAATGGACATGGGTATAACAAAGGGAACAAAACTGTTTGTGCGAAAAGTCGCTCCTTTGGGAGACCCTGTTGAAATCAGGGTCCGCGGTTATGAACTTTCTCTGAGGAAAGGAGACACCGAAAGTATAGAAGTTGAATAA
- the feoB gene encoding ferrous iron transport protein B has product MKLKIALIGNPNCGKTTMYNAITGSTQYVGNWPGVTVEKKEGLIKGHKDALLVDLPGIYSLSPYSLEERITRDYLSDGKPDAVINIVDSTNIERGLYLTTQLLEMDIPVLVALNMTDAADKAGISINEKVLSQKLGCRAIKCSASDGTGLGEVLSNAVDIAVKKEKPEQKIRFGDEIETALQWISSIATQFSAEHPSRWVSVNLFSRDAVLKEHLSIDNDSLLSIDKLIKACEEKSDDDSESIIANERYLFIDRVLSKALTDSNSSNVSHSDRIDSIVTNRFLGLPIFFLIMWGVYYISIQTLGDMTIGWTETFFGDWIGGTLSGWLEAAHTAEWLQGLVVDGIVGGVGAVMGFVPQLMILFFFISFLEDCGYMARVAFIMDRLFRQFGLSGKSFIPMLVGTGCSVPGIMACRTIENDVDRKLTIILTPFIPCGAKLPVFALFAAVFFPEQSWVAPSMYMIGIGMVILSGIVLKKTSLFAGDPAPFVMELPAYRMPRIKGVAIHMWERAKAFMIKAGTIIFAAAGLIWFLQAFNWSLEMVDAGESILASIGGVIAPIFVPLGFGTWQSSMAVVTGFLAKEVVVATYGVLFGLGEVAEDNPGLIANISNMFTPVSAYAFMVFTLLASPCFAALGAIRSEMKSWKWTFFAMAWQTGLAYLLALAIYQIGSRITA; this is encoded by the coding sequence ATGAAATTAAAAATTGCTTTGATCGGAAACCCAAATTGCGGGAAAACCACTATGTATAATGCAATTACAGGAAGTACGCAATACGTGGGAAATTGGCCGGGTGTAACGGTAGAAAAAAAAGAAGGGTTGATAAAGGGGCATAAAGACGCCCTGCTTGTAGACCTCCCTGGAATATATTCTCTATCTCCATACTCCCTGGAAGAGAGAATAACCCGTGATTATCTGAGTGACGGCAAACCCGATGCTGTTATCAACATTGTTGACTCGACCAATATCGAACGTGGCCTGTATCTTACAACACAGCTCCTTGAAATGGACATCCCGGTGCTGGTGGCGCTTAATATGACAGATGCCGCAGATAAAGCCGGAATAAGTATCAATGAAAAGGTTCTGTCTCAAAAACTTGGCTGCCGCGCTATCAAATGTTCTGCTTCCGATGGAACCGGACTTGGCGAGGTTTTAAGCAACGCAGTCGACATTGCGGTCAAAAAGGAGAAACCGGAACAAAAAATAAGGTTCGGAGATGAAATTGAAACTGCGCTTCAGTGGATTTCCTCAATAGCCACTCAATTTTCAGCAGAGCATCCATCTCGCTGGGTTTCTGTAAACCTTTTCAGCAGGGATGCTGTCCTCAAAGAACATCTTTCAATAGATAACGACAGCCTTTTATCCATAGACAAGCTGATAAAAGCCTGTGAAGAAAAGTCGGACGATGATTCCGAAAGCATAATAGCGAATGAGCGTTACTTATTCATAGACCGAGTGCTCTCTAAAGCCCTCACAGACAGCAACTCAAGCAATGTTTCACATTCGGACCGAATCGACTCGATTGTTACCAACCGCTTTCTTGGTCTCCCGATTTTCTTCCTGATAATGTGGGGCGTCTATTACATTTCTATCCAGACTCTGGGGGATATGACTATAGGGTGGACCGAAACATTTTTCGGTGATTGGATAGGAGGCACGTTGTCAGGCTGGCTTGAGGCGGCACACACTGCCGAGTGGCTGCAGGGTCTTGTGGTTGACGGCATTGTCGGCGGGGTAGGCGCTGTTATGGGGTTTGTCCCTCAGCTTATGATCCTTTTCTTCTTCATATCCTTCCTTGAGGATTGCGGTTACATGGCCCGTGTGGCTTTTATCATGGACAGGCTGTTCCGTCAATTCGGGCTCTCAGGAAAATCCTTTATCCCCATGCTTGTGGGCACAGGCTGCTCCGTTCCAGGGATAATGGCCTGCAGAACCATCGAAAATGACGTTGACCGCAAATTGACAATAATACTTACTCCATTTATTCCATGCGGAGCCAAGCTGCCTGTCTTCGCGCTTTTTGCAGCCGTTTTCTTCCCTGAGCAGTCATGGGTCGCCCCATCCATGTACATGATCGGAATAGGCATGGTGATCCTTTCAGGGATCGTTCTGAAGAAGACGTCTCTCTTTGCAGGAGACCCTGCCCCTTTTGTGATGGAACTCCCTGCTTATAGAATGCCACGGATCAAAGGTGTTGCAATACACATGTGGGAACGGGCAAAAGCATTCATGATCAAGGCCGGAACAATTATTTTTGCAGCCGCCGGATTGATTTGGTTTCTTCAGGCATTCAATTGGTCTCTCGAAATGGTCGATGCAGGAGAAAGTATCTTGGCCTCCATAGGAGGGGTAATAGCACCAATATTCGTTCCGCTTGGCTTCGGTACATGGCAGTCATCGATGGCTGTGGTGACCGGGTTTCTTGCAAAGGAAGTCGTTGTTGCGACCTACGGAGTTCTTTTCGGTCTCGGGGAGGTTGCCGAGGACAACCCGGGGCTCATAGCAAATATATCGAATATGTTCACTCCTGTAAGCGCATATGCGTTTATGGTATTCACACTCCTTGCATCGCCCTGTTTCGCTGCTCTTGGAGCAATAAGAAGTGAAATGAAATCATGGAAATGGACTTTCTTCGCGATGGCGTGGCAGACCGGGCTGGCTTACCTCCTGGCGCTTGCCATATACCAAATAGGAAGCAGGATAACTGCTTAA
- a CDS encoding FeoB-associated Cys-rich membrane protein, producing MTTYVIGAMVFAAMGYALYRVIRNSVSGKCTCGCSGNCPGCNSAKSGHIK from the coding sequence ATGACAACTTACGTTATTGGAGCAATGGTTTTCGCCGCAATGGGATATGCATTATACAGAGTGATCAGGAACAGCGTTTCAGGGAAATGCACCTGCGGATGCAGCGGCAACTGTCCAGGATGCAATTCAGCAAAATCAGGCCATATAAAATAA
- a CDS encoding ABC transporter, whose product MLNILSELLAYDFIVRAVAVGLMVSLCASLLGVSLVLKRYSMIGDGLGHVAFGALCIAVAFNMAPLLVSVPVVITAAILLLKMRDNLRIKGDAAIAVISSSALAIGIIATSLTKGMSIDIYNYMFGSILAMDDQDVYLGMGLSVAVLLLFAVLYNVIFTVTFDEDFARATGVNVGFYNTLIAVLTAVTIVVGMRIMGTLLISSLIVFPALTAMRLYSSFKGVVICSGIVSTICFFIGIVLSYSLDIPVGASIVVLNLAVFLIFFAAGSLKKYF is encoded by the coding sequence ATGCTAAATATTCTAAGTGAACTCTTGGCTTATGATTTTATCGTCAGGGCGGTCGCGGTAGGCCTGATGGTATCGCTTTGTGCGTCGCTGCTTGGTGTGAGTCTGGTCCTCAAACGATATTCGATGATAGGAGACGGGCTTGGTCACGTTGCTTTTGGGGCACTCTGCATTGCCGTGGCCTTCAACATGGCACCTCTCCTTGTTTCTGTGCCTGTCGTAATAACCGCTGCAATACTGCTCCTGAAAATGAGAGATAATCTAAGAATCAAGGGAGATGCTGCTATAGCAGTGATATCAAGTTCAGCCCTTGCGATAGGAATCATAGCTACATCATTAACAAAAGGGATGAGTATTGACATATATAACTATATGTTTGGCAGCATACTTGCAATGGACGACCAAGATGTCTATCTTGGCATGGGACTTTCTGTTGCTGTGCTGTTGCTCTTTGCAGTCCTTTACAATGTGATATTCACAGTTACCTTCGATGAGGATTTTGCGAGGGCAACAGGCGTAAACGTCGGTTTTTACAACACCCTCATAGCTGTGCTGACTGCCGTTACAATAGTTGTCGGAATGCGAATAATGGGGACCCTCCTTATCTCGAGCCTTATAGTTTTTCCCGCCCTTACCGCCATGAGACTCTACTCAAGCTTTAAGGGTGTGGTGATCTGTTCTGGCATTGTCTCGACAATATGTTTCTTTATTGGTATTGTCCTCTCGTATTCCCTTGATATCCCTGTTGGAGCGAGCATCGTGGTATTAAATCTTGCCGTTTTCCTGATCTTTTTTGCCGCAGGGAGTCTCAAAAAGTATTTTTGA
- a CDS encoding ABC transporter — protein MTVLEAENVSVEYDGVPALKNVSFRIEKGEYLAVVGENGSGKSTLIKAILGLTELSSGMIRLNGGIKKSEIGYLPQQTEVQKDFPARVDEVVLSGCLASSGIFPFYASKDKKLAVYSMELLEIASIRKRSFRELSGGQQQRVLLARALCSAKTMLVLDEPAAGLDPLISSEFYSLLRKLNEEGLTIIMVSHDIEAAKENADKILHLGTNIFFFGSADEYLRSETGKRFSGENAKYSK, from the coding sequence ATGACAGTTCTCGAGGCTGAAAACGTATCAGTGGAGTATGATGGTGTCCCCGCGTTAAAAAACGTCTCCTTCCGAATTGAAAAGGGTGAGTACCTTGCAGTTGTTGGAGAAAACGGCTCAGGAAAAAGCACTCTGATAAAGGCTATCCTCGGCCTTACGGAGCTTTCTTCCGGCATGATCAGGCTGAACGGAGGCATCAAAAAAAGCGAGATCGGATACCTGCCTCAGCAGACAGAGGTACAGAAGGACTTTCCTGCCAGGGTGGATGAAGTGGTGCTCTCAGGCTGCCTTGCTTCGAGTGGAATCTTCCCCTTTTATGCATCGAAAGACAAAAAACTGGCCGTTTACAGCATGGAATTACTTGAGATAGCGAGTATAAGGAAACGTTCCTTCCGGGAGCTTTCGGGAGGCCAGCAGCAGCGTGTGCTTCTGGCACGTGCCCTCTGTTCCGCGAAAACCATGCTGGTCCTTGATGAGCCTGCCGCTGGCCTTGATCCGCTCATAAGTTCCGAATTCTACTCCCTGCTCAGAAAACTGAATGAAGAGGGGCTGACAATAATCATGGTTTCCCATGATATTGAGGCAGCTAAAGAAAATGCCGATAAAATCCTCCACCTTGGCACAAATATATTTTTTTTTGGCAGTGCGGATGAATATCTGAGATCCGAAACAGGCAAGAGGTTTTCAGGCGAAAATGCTAAATATTCTAAGTGA
- a CDS encoding ABC transporter substrate-binding protein, whose protein sequence is MKNKKYMLLTGLLALSALSFLLMEYPVRSQAESKTQEKPRIIATLFPQYDFTKQIVRDRADVQLLLPPGAESHTYEPSPSDIINISKADMFVYTGRHMEHWAEKIISSVKGEKIVTVDVSKGIKLIRHEDEDHAETHHHVLDPHIWTDPNNAAVMTDNILSALCAAYPADAEYFRKNAKEFKSELQKLDGEFRDAVASGKRKKIVFGGSNAFAYFLKRYGLESLSAIDVCSAQADPGVKRITEIISEVKKEKIPIVFYGEMVAPKMAKMISVETGTHLLSLNSCHNLSSEDLKKGSTYLSIMRKNLANLKEGLK, encoded by the coding sequence ATGAAAAATAAAAAATATATGCTGCTGACAGGCTTACTGGCCTTGTCAGCGTTATCGTTTTTGTTAATGGAATATCCTGTCCGCAGTCAGGCTGAAAGCAAAACGCAGGAAAAACCCAGGATCATAGCGACACTCTTTCCCCAATATGATTTTACGAAACAGATAGTAAGGGATAGAGCGGATGTGCAGCTTCTTCTGCCTCCCGGAGCGGAAAGCCATACTTATGAACCATCTCCATCTGACATCATTAATATCAGCAAAGCGGATATGTTCGTCTACACAGGCAGACACATGGAACATTGGGCAGAAAAGATAATTTCATCCGTAAAAGGGGAAAAGATAGTAACAGTGGATGTCTCAAAGGGAATAAAACTGATCAGGCATGAAGACGAAGATCACGCCGAAACACATCACCATGTCCTTGATCCGCACATATGGACAGACCCCAACAATGCGGCAGTCATGACGGACAATATACTTTCCGCCTTGTGTGCCGCCTATCCGGCCGATGCAGAATATTTCCGAAAGAATGCAAAGGAGTTCAAGTCAGAACTCCAAAAACTTGATGGTGAGTTCAGGGATGCTGTTGCCTCAGGGAAAAGAAAAAAAATTGTATTTGGCGGCAGTAATGCTTTCGCATATTTCCTTAAACGTTATGGATTGGAGTCTCTTTCTGCGATAGACGTTTGCTCAGCGCAGGCGGATCCGGGAGTGAAAAGAATTACTGAAATCATCAGTGAGGTAAAAAAAGAAAAAATACCGATTGTATTTTATGGGGAGATGGTAGCTCCTAAGATGGCAAAAATGATCAGTGTGGAAACAGGAACACACCTGCTCTCTTTGAATTCGTGCCATAATCTTTCTTCAGAGGATCTAAAAAAGGGAAGTACATATCTTTCTATTATGAGAAAAAATCTGGCAAACCTCAAAGAGGGGCTTAAATGA
- a CDS encoding biopolymer transporter ExbD, translating to MRRRKSRRFADVDVTPLIDVLFMLIIFFVLTATFIQGKLDIDLPSGEGETSDMKSALTLTVEKDGAIFWNGVKVSKDELPELAKAAGGREILIAGDKNAPYGTVAEVLSILRKSGITSAGLLMEGEN from the coding sequence GTGCGAAGGCGTAAATCAAGGCGTTTTGCAGACGTAGATGTTACACCTCTCATAGACGTACTCTTTATGCTGATAATCTTTTTTGTCCTGACCGCAACATTCATTCAGGGCAAACTGGATATTGATCTTCCTTCGGGAGAGGGTGAGACTTCAGACATGAAGAGCGCCCTCACCCTTACTGTGGAAAAGGACGGCGCGATATTCTGGAACGGGGTCAAGGTCTCGAAAGATGAACTCCCCGAACTTGCCAAAGCTGCCGGAGGGCGGGAAATACTCATTGCCGGGGATAAAAACGCTCCCTACGGAACAGTTGCAGAAGTACTCTCCATACTCCGAAAATCAGGGATAACTTCAGCAGGTCTTCTAATGGAGGGCGAAAACTGA
- a CDS encoding flagellar motor protein MotA: protein MLEYMRSGGIIMWVIAALSVIALAVVVERLLFFKSASTNPEALEEAFGKAVSENNIGEARKVVRSSQSSLHRLFFAAFAHWGVGREDMKLLVEQQVRREVYRWEKHLFILEIVGKTAPLLGLLGTVLGMVEMFQSLHLGGQINAATVTGGIWKALFTTVAGLTVAIPVIFAHGLLLSRIDSEEETLNRGADYLIREHFTSHGGESAKA, encoded by the coding sequence TTGCTTGAATACATGAGATCGGGCGGAATAATAATGTGGGTGATCGCGGCGCTTTCTGTCATAGCACTGGCGGTCGTGGTAGAGAGGCTGCTTTTTTTCAAGAGCGCTTCCACAAACCCGGAGGCGCTTGAGGAGGCCTTTGGCAAAGCAGTATCTGAGAACAACATCGGCGAGGCAAGAAAAGTGGTCAGGTCATCACAGAGTTCTCTCCACAGGCTTTTCTTCGCGGCCTTCGCCCATTGGGGCGTTGGAAGGGAGGACATGAAGCTACTTGTCGAGCAGCAGGTCCGCCGTGAGGTCTACCGATGGGAAAAACACCTATTCATCCTTGAGATAGTCGGGAAGACAGCCCCGTTGCTCGGACTTCTCGGAACAGTGCTTGGGATGGTCGAGATGTTCCAGTCCCTGCATCTCGGCGGCCAGATAAACGCTGCGACTGTTACGGGAGGCATCTGGAAAGCTCTCTTTACGACTGTCGCGGGACTGACAGTTGCGATACCTGTGATATTCGCCCACGGACTCCTGCTCTCCCGCATAGACAGCGAGGAGGAAACGCTCAACAGGGGCGCCGACTACCTTATAAGGGAACACTTCACAAGTCATGGTGGGGAAAGTGCGAAGGCGTAA